A genomic segment from Aegilops tauschii subsp. strangulata cultivar AL8/78 chromosome 1, Aet v6.0, whole genome shotgun sequence encodes:
- the LOC141034267 gene encoding uncharacterized protein: protein MQRPARLREVQKFTGCLASPSRFISRLGEKALTLYQLMKKTTCFEWTDQADEAFLQLKRMLTTPPVLAAPAAKEPMFLYIAATSRVVSTVIVVERPEDGKAQLVQRPVYYLSEVFSASKQNYPHYQKMFYGVYFAAKKLKQYFQEHTITVVCTAPLPRS from the coding sequence GCCCGGCTGCGGGaggtccagaagttcaccgggtgcttggcatctcccAGCCggttcatcagtcggctgggcgagaaggcccTCACCTTGTACCAGCTCATGAAAAAAACCACCTGCTTCGAGTGGACCGACCAGGCGGATGAGGCTTTCCTCCAGCTCAAGCGGAtgctgaccacgccgcctgtcctAGCCGCTCCGGCTGCCAAGGAACCCATgttcctctacatcgccgccaccagccgggtggtcagcaccgTGATCGTGGTTGAGCGCCCAGAAGATGGCAAGGcacagctggtccagaggccggtctactaccTGAGTGAGGTGTTCtccgcctccaagcagaactacccccactaccagaagatgttcTATGGCgtgtactttgccgccaagaagctgaagcagtaCTTCCAGGAGCACACCATCACGGTCGTCTGCACCGCCcccttgccgagatcatag